A stretch of Fundicoccus culcitae DNA encodes these proteins:
- a CDS encoding metal-dependent hydrolase: MEISFHGQSCVYIEHDGLRIIIDPFITGNELSDLEANDVDVDFILLTHGHNDHFGDTISIAKRCNATVIAPNEVANFVAAKGIESIGGSGHYAFGELKFVPAHHSSSYQENGQVFYMGVATGMILKIGGKTIYHTGDTWLFSDMKLIADRNGPIDVLFIPIGDHYTMGIEDAAYATNELVKPSIVVPVHYNTFPPIQQDPNRFKAIIDDSIDCQILEPGDKVNFN, from the coding sequence ATGGAAATAAGTTTTCACGGCCAATCTTGTGTTTATATTGAACACGATGGCCTTCGTATAATTATCGATCCTTTTATCACAGGGAATGAACTCAGCGATTTGGAAGCCAATGATGTAGACGTGGATTTTATATTATTAACTCATGGCCATAATGATCATTTTGGAGATACCATTTCAATTGCGAAACGCTGTAATGCCACCGTTATTGCCCCTAATGAGGTGGCTAATTTTGTCGCAGCAAAAGGTATCGAATCAATCGGTGGTAGTGGACACTATGCTTTTGGCGAGTTGAAGTTTGTACCCGCCCATCATAGCTCTAGTTACCAAGAAAACGGCCAAGTGTTTTATATGGGTGTGGCGACGGGTATGATATTGAAAATCGGTGGAAAAACGATTTATCACACGGGCGATACTTGGTTATTTAGTGATATGAAATTAATTGCAGACCGTAATGGTCCTATCGATGTGTTATTTATTCCCATTGGTGATCATTACACGATGGGCATTGAGGATGCAGCATATGCGACAAATGAATTAGTAAAACCTTCCATTGTCGTTCCAGTCCATTACAATACCTTCCCACCCATCCAACAAGATCCAAATCGTTTTAAAGCAATCATTGATGATTCGATCGATTGTCAAATACTGGAGCCTGGGGATAAAGTTAATTTTAACTAG
- a CDS encoding alpha/beta hydrolase — protein sequence MSHTEIYFKEGRRAVLLLHAYTGSVADIRRTARALQKANYTVYSYNLSGHGTDRVEDVLASSPTEWYASVKEAVAFLHEEGFQEIAILGLSLGGTLATRATIDHLTTIGAGVFNSPVTEASGEGSRVHRYFLKIAEKQKRDKGLSTEEIENEMEAIKIGIVKQLDDIKQFSHGVRENLDKITLPFYIAQSQKDELIHPQAMVDLKNALVNAPVTFESFPESTHVITIGKEYKRFQESVIRFLDKLAWTV from the coding sequence ATGTCACATACTGAAATTTATTTTAAAGAAGGCCGTCGAGCAGTATTGTTATTACACGCTTATACCGGTAGTGTTGCTGATATCCGCCGCACAGCCCGTGCCCTTCAAAAAGCCAATTACACTGTTTATAGTTATAATTTATCCGGCCATGGGACTGATCGCGTAGAAGACGTGTTAGCCTCAAGCCCGACTGAATGGTATGCTTCTGTCAAAGAGGCTGTTGCCTTTCTACATGAAGAAGGGTTTCAAGAAATTGCTATTCTTGGCCTATCACTAGGCGGAACGTTAGCTACACGAGCTACCATCGATCACTTAACAACCATTGGTGCTGGGGTATTTAATTCGCCCGTTACCGAAGCGAGTGGTGAAGGCAGTCGTGTTCATCGTTATTTTTTAAAAATTGCTGAAAAACAAAAAAGAGATAAAGGGTTATCTACGGAAGAAATTGAAAATGAAATGGAAGCCATTAAAATTGGGATTGTTAAACAACTTGATGACATCAAACAGTTTAGTCATGGTGTCCGTGAAAATTTAGATAAAATCACACTGCCTTTCTATATTGCGCAATCACAAAAAGATGAGTTAATTCATCCACAAGCAATGGTCGATTTAAAAAACGCATTAGTCAACGCCCCAGTTACGTTTGAATCCTTCCCCGAAAGCACCCACGTTATCACAATCGGAAAAGAGTATAAACGTTTTCAAGAATCCGTCATTCGTTTTTTAGATAAACTTGCTTGGACCGTCTAA
- a CDS encoding type 1 glutamine amidotransferase domain-containing protein, whose amino-acid sequence MAKVATVITKLFEDVEFTSPKEALVAAGHEVITIGFNAGEIIEGKKGQARVTIEKAIDEVNPADFDALLIPGGYSPDQLRKDDRFLDFTRHFALHQKPIFSICHGPQLLVNAGVLSGRNITAVKQVAIDVKNAGANFFDEAVVIDPTGLISSRTPEDLPAFNAAIVNALK is encoded by the coding sequence ATGGCTAAAGTAGCAACGGTTATAACAAAACTATTTGAAGATGTTGAATTTACTTCTCCTAAAGAAGCATTAGTTGCAGCAGGACATGAAGTGATAACAATCGGTTTTAACGCTGGCGAAATCATCGAAGGTAAGAAAGGTCAAGCTCGTGTTACAATTGAAAAAGCTATTGATGAGGTTAATCCAGCTGATTTCGACGCCTTACTCATCCCTGGTGGCTATTCACCGGACCAATTGCGTAAAGATGATCGTTTTTTAGATTTCACCCGCCATTTTGCCTTACACCAAAAACCTATTTTCTCAATTTGCCATGGCCCTCAATTACTCGTTAACGCTGGTGTTTTAAGCGGTCGCAACATAACGGCGGTTAAGCAAGTGGCGATCGACGTTAAAAATGCTGGTGCCAATTTCTTTGATGAAGCCGTTGTGATTGATCCTACTGGCCTCATATCAAGTCGTACACCAGAAGATTTGCCCGCTTTTAATGCGGCCATTGTCAACGCCCTTAAATAA